Proteins encoded by one window of Halanaerobiaceae bacterium ANBcell28:
- a CDS encoding zinc ribbon domain-containing protein: MNMKNCLACGMPLSPEMAHQKTEDYCQYCADEKGELKSREECQTGIAQWLQSMTPEDKDADYMKRADYYLKSMPAWN, encoded by the coding sequence ATGAATATGAAAAATTGTTTAGCCTGTGGAATGCCACTTTCTCCTGAAATGGCTCATCAAAAAACAGAGGATTACTGTCAGTACTGTGCAGATGAAAAAGGAGAATTGAAGTCCAGGGAAGAATGTCAAACAGGAATTGCTCAATGGTTACAAAGCATGACGCCTGAAGACAAAGATGCCGATTATATGAAAAGAGCTGACTACTATTTAAAATCAATGCCAGCCTGGAATTAA
- a CDS encoding endo-1,4-beta-xylanase produces the protein MFTSFALAEDTDSVPSLYEAYEEYFPIGTAVAVAQWNRTLDSHGDLIMKHFNSVTAENSMKPDSLQPSEGVFNFNTANELVDFAEANGKKVRGHTLVWHNQTPNWFFEDENGDQVDRDTLIARMENHINRVMGEYKGRVYAWDVVNEAIDGGTYRDTPWLNIIGEEYIAMAFEFAHKADPDAKLFYNDYNTIQRRDEIYEMLEGLILDGVPVHGIGMQGHWDIQGPSIREIERTIQMFAELDELTEYDFEIQITELDVSMFPWGDNRRLSAPARRMLNAQADRYEELFELFIEYSDIITGVSLWGVADDATWLDYFPVSDRNDWPLLFDEDHEPKESFWRVIELTK, from the coding sequence GTGTTTACTTCATTCGCTTTAGCAGAGGATACAGATTCTGTTCCTTCGTTATATGAGGCATATGAAGAGTATTTTCCTATTGGCACAGCTGTAGCAGTTGCACAGTGGAATAGAACTCTAGATTCACATGGAGACTTAATAATGAAGCACTTTAATAGTGTAACAGCAGAAAATTCAATGAAACCAGATTCTTTACAGCCAAGTGAAGGGGTTTTTAATTTTAATACTGCGAATGAATTAGTAGATTTTGCAGAAGCTAATGGTAAGAAGGTTAGGGGACATACACTTGTATGGCATAATCAAACTCCAAATTGGTTCTTTGAAGATGAAAATGGTGATCAAGTGGATCGGGATACTCTTATTGCCCGAATGGAAAATCATATTAATAGAGTAATGGGTGAATATAAAGGTAGAGTTTATGCCTGGGATGTAGTTAATGAAGCTATTGACGGTGGAACTTATAGAGACACCCCCTGGCTTAATATAATCGGTGAGGAATATATTGCAATGGCTTTTGAGTTTGCACATAAAGCTGATCCTGATGCAAAACTATTTTATAATGATTATAATACGATACAACGTAGAGATGAAATATATGAAATGTTGGAAGGATTAATTCTAGATGGAGTTCCTGTGCATGGAATAGGAATGCAGGGCCATTGGGATATACAGGGACCTTCAATAAGAGAAATTGAGAGAACAATTCAGATGTTTGCTGAACTTGACGAATTAACAGAATATGACTTTGAAATTCAGATAACTGAACTAGATGTATCTATGTTTCCCTGGGGTGATAATAGACGCCTTTCTGCGCCAGCAAGAAGAATGCTAAATGCTCAGGCAGATAGATATGAAGAACTGTTTGAGTTATTTATAGAATATAGTGACATTATTACTGGTGTTAGCTTATGGGGAGTTGCAGATGATGCAACTTGGTTAGACTATTTTCCTGTAAGTGATAGAAATGATTGGCCATTGCTATTTGATGAAGATCATGAACCTAAAGAATCCTTCTGGCGAGTCATAGAATTAACTAAGTAA
- a CDS encoding VWA domain-containing protein, translating into MSEKKKNLFFIVLIGVFVFAVVYGGITLTRNFGKSQVVITTERAMQNLDNLMQDIRVNTIEPRKIPVSLEPSRIEDTLPDISNYPIRVYNSTQDYIEIFSSPEKAGENTDSWLIEVAEAFNNAGIEINGKGISVKIREIASGTGTDYIISGKYLPDAFTPSNDLWGKMIESSGQNITLVEERLVGNVAGVLFSRKKHDELINKYGAINQRVITEAVETDQLAMGYTNPFASSTGLNFLLSTLNTFDERDILSDRAVDGFERFQANIPFVAYTTMQMRGAASSGALDGFVMEYQTYTNSRNLRSDYVFTAFGLRHDNPLYQIGDLSPMKKEILDKFTEFCKKDKYQELASRYGFNMLDEYVPEMNSVDGDTILQAQRLWKEKKDSNQEIISVFVADISGSMDGEPLNRLKESLLVASEFIGDDNSIGLVTFSSNVNINLPIAKFDINQRSYFTGAVTDMQAGGMTAMFDGIVVATRMLMEEKEKNPDAKLMLFVLGDGETNRGHSFNDVEGILEALNIPIYTIGYNADIKILQNLSEINEAATINAESDDVVYQLRNLFNAQM; encoded by the coding sequence GTGAGTGAGAAAAAGAAAAATTTATTTTTTATAGTTTTAATTGGAGTTTTTGTTTTTGCTGTTGTTTATGGAGGTATTACATTAACAAGGAACTTTGGTAAAAGTCAAGTAGTTATTACTACAGAAAGGGCTATGCAAAATTTAGATAATTTAATGCAAGATATAAGAGTGAATACTATAGAACCACGAAAAATTCCTGTCAGTCTTGAGCCAAGTAGAATAGAAGATACTTTGCCCGATATTTCTAATTATCCTATAAGAGTTTATAACTCAACACAGGATTACATTGAAATATTTTCTTCTCCAGAAAAAGCAGGAGAGAATACTGATTCCTGGCTAATCGAAGTAGCAGAAGCTTTTAATAATGCTGGTATAGAAATAAATGGTAAAGGGATTTCTGTAAAAATAAGAGAAATTGCTTCTGGTACTGGAACAGATTATATTATTTCAGGTAAATATCTTCCTGATGCATTTACACCCTCTAATGATCTCTGGGGTAAAATGATAGAGTCAAGTGGACAAAATATCACTTTGGTTGAGGAGAGACTTGTTGGTAATGTTGCTGGAGTCCTTTTTTCTAGAAAGAAACATGATGAACTAATAAATAAATATGGAGCAATTAATCAAAGAGTTATTACAGAAGCTGTTGAGACTGACCAATTAGCAATGGGTTATACAAATCCTTTTGCTAGTTCTACTGGACTAAATTTCTTATTATCAACATTAAATACTTTTGATGAAAGAGATATATTAAGCGATAGAGCTGTAGATGGTTTTGAAAGATTTCAAGCTAATATCCCCTTTGTTGCATATACTACAATGCAAATGAGAGGGGCAGCAAGTTCTGGTGCATTGGACGGATTTGTTATGGAATACCAAACTTATACAAACTCACGTAATTTAAGATCTGACTATGTATTTACAGCATTTGGTTTAAGACATGATAATCCCTTATATCAAATTGGTGATCTCTCACCTATGAAGAAAGAAATACTAGATAAATTTACTGAATTCTGTAAAAAAGATAAATATCAAGAACTTGCAAGTAGATATGGTTTCAATATGCTTGATGAATATGTACCTGAAATGAATAGTGTTGATGGTGATACAATCTTGCAGGCGCAAAGATTATGGAAAGAAAAGAAAGATAGTAATCAGGAAATTATTTCTGTGTTCGTTGCTGATATATCAGGTAGTATGGATGGTGAGCCATTAAATCGCTTAAAAGAATCTCTACTAGTAGCATCAGAATTTATAGGAGATGATAATTCGATTGGGCTTGTAACATTCTCAAGTAATGTTAATATTAATCTACCTATTGCAAAGTTTGATATCAATCAGAGGTCGTATTTTACTGGAGCGGTAACAGATATGCAGGCTGGAGGAATGACTGCAATGTTTGATGGTATAGTTGTAGCTACAAGAATGTTAATGGAGGAAAAAGAAAAGAATCCAGATGCTAAATTAATGTTATTTGTTTTAGGTGATGGAGAAACAAATAGAGGACACTCATTTAATGATGTAGAAGGTATTTTGGAAGCGTTAAATATTCCTATTTATACGATAGGATATAATGCTGATATAAAAATATTGCAAAATCTTTCAGAAATTAATGAAGCAGCAACCATAAATGCAGAATCAGATGATGTTGTCTACCAACTTAGGAATTTATTTAATGCCCAAATGTAA
- the asd gene encoding aspartate-semialdehyde dehydrogenase: MQKIKVGILGATGMVGQNYIRLLDNHPWFEVSYLAASPRSAGKKYSEAVEGRWLMPLTIPESVKNLEVYNAVDIDSAKGKCSLVFSAVSLDKEEISKLELAYAEAGFAVVSNNSAHRHTEDIPMLIPEVNAGHADIITRQRKNYGWDTGLLAVKPNCSVQSYVTPIHALRQKGYQVSEMIVTTLQALSGAGYPGPSSFDMIDNIVPYIGGEEEKSELEPQKILGSIENGKFAYDKSINISAHCNRVPVIDGHTACVSMKFKGEKPKLNEIIDIWNDFTSVPQELELPSAPLQPIIVRHEADRPQPRKDRDKDKAMAVSVGRLREGNVFDYRFVGLSHNTVRGAAGGAILMAELLVAKEYVNS; this comes from the coding sequence ATGCAAAAAATTAAAGTAGGTATCTTAGGAGCAACTGGAATGGTTGGTCAAAATTATATAAGGTTATTAGATAATCATCCTTGGTTTGAAGTAAGTTATTTAGCTGCTTCACCAAGATCTGCTGGCAAGAAATATTCTGAAGCTGTAGAGGGAAGATGGTTAATGCCATTAACAATTCCTGAATCAGTTAAGAATTTGGAAGTTTATAATGCAGTAGATATAGACAGTGCTAAAGGGAAATGTTCCTTAGTATTTTCTGCAGTAAGTCTAGATAAAGAAGAGATAAGCAAACTAGAACTAGCATATGCTGAAGCTGGTTTTGCAGTTGTATCAAACAACTCTGCTCATCGTCATACAGAGGATATACCTATGTTGATACCAGAAGTAAATGCTGGTCATGCTGATATTATCACAAGACAAAGAAAAAATTATGGCTGGGATACAGGTCTATTAGCTGTAAAACCTAATTGTAGTGTACAAAGCTATGTTACTCCTATTCATGCATTAAGGCAAAAGGGTTATCAGGTAAGTGAAATGATTGTTACAACTTTACAGGCATTGTCAGGTGCAGGATATCCTGGTCCTTCTAGTTTTGATATGATTGATAATATTGTTCCATATATAGGTGGAGAAGAAGAAAAATCTGAACTTGAACCACAAAAAATACTTGGCAGTATTGAAAATGGAAAATTTGCTTATGACAAATCTATAAATATATCTGCCCATTGTAATAGGGTTCCGGTAATTGATGGTCACACTGCCTGTGTTAGTATGAAATTTAAAGGTGAAAAACCAAAATTAAATGAAATTATCGACATTTGGAATGATTTTACCTCCGTTCCACAAGAACTAGAATTACCTTCTGCTCCATTACAGCCTATCATTGTGAGGCATGAAGCGGATCGTCCTCAACCACGTAAGGATAGAGATAAAGATAAAGCTATGGCAGTATCAGTTGGTCGTCTTCGCGAAGGCAATGTATTTGATTACCGCTTTGTAGGGCTTTCTCATAATACTGTAAGAGGTGCAGCAGGTGGCGCTATTTTAATGGCAGAACTTTTAGTAGCAAAAGAATACGTTAATTCTTGA
- a CDS encoding PPC domain-containing DNA-binding protein, whose protein sequence is MKYTTAELGRIFILRLEDGDLIPDIIEEFAKKKNIKAALVNFLGGADEKSKVVVGPEDGTAEIPRPMITQLRGTSEALGVGTLFSNEEGVAKLHLHSAFGREDKTVTGCSRKGVKIWHIGEVIIQELLNTDACRKVDSQLGFELLNIK, encoded by the coding sequence ATGAAATATACTACGGCTGAATTAGGAAGGATATTTATATTACGATTAGAAGATGGAGATCTTATTCCTGATATAATTGAGGAATTTGCTAAAAAGAAGAATATAAAGGCTGCACTTGTTAACTTTCTTGGTGGTGCAGATGAGAAAAGTAAAGTTGTAGTTGGTCCAGAAGATGGTACTGCAGAAATTCCTCGTCCGATGATAACTCAATTGAGGGGAACAAGTGAAGCTTTAGGAGTAGGGACTTTATTTAGCAATGAAGAGGGGGTAGCAAAATTACATTTACATTCCGCTTTTGGTAGGGAAGATAAAACTGTAACTGGCTGTAGCAGAAAAGGTGTCAAGATCTGGCACATAGGAGAGGTCATTATTCAGGAGTTGCTAAATACTGATGCTTGTAGAAAAGTAGATTCACAATTAGGATTTGAATTGTTAAATATCAAATAA
- a CDS encoding YerC/YecD family TrpR-related protein, which yields MSKSIKDDFTDHLFDAILTLKNREECYSFFEDIATIGELKALGQRLEVAKMLREGATYEEIVEKTGVSTATISRVKRALYYGADGYSMILDRLED from the coding sequence ATGAGCAAAAGCATTAAGGATGATTTCACTGACCATCTATTTGATGCAATATTAACACTGAAGAATAGAGAAGAGTGTTATAGTTTTTTTGAAGATATAGCAACTATTGGGGAGTTGAAAGCCCTTGGTCAGCGTTTAGAGGTAGCTAAAATGTTACGTGAAGGTGCTACTTATGAAGAAATCGTTGAAAAAACAGGTGTAAGTACAGCAACAATTAGTCGTGTAAAGCGAGCTTTATATTATGGTGCTGATGGTTATAGCATGATATTAGACCGCTTAGAAGATTAA
- the guaA gene encoding glutamine-hydrolyzing GMP synthase encodes MHQEQILVLDFGGQYSQLIARRVRDAKVYSSILPYNVDIEKIKELQPSGIIFSGGPKSVTVENAPKIDPEIYELGIPILGICYGMQLMASMLSNGLVEKAEYGEYGKAKLDILDNEGIFDEIEDSQVWMSHGDHVQHVPEGFTISARTESTPVAAMSNHYKGFYGVQFHPEVNHTIQGNNILRNFLFRVCQVKGQWNMADFINEEIENVKEQVGSAKVISGLSGGVDSAVASALVHKAIGDQLICIFVDHGLLRKGEAEEVKRTFADEFNIPLVYVDAKERFLKKLDGVREPEEKRKIIGEEFIRVFEEEAAKLGDAKYLVQGTLYSDVIESGSDTAATIKSHHNVGGLPEDMDLDLVEPLRDLFKDEVRKIGEVLGLPEDIVWRQPFPGPGLAIRIIGTVDEEKLEVLRNADAIIREEIKEAGLNKEIWQSFAVLPDIKSVGVMGDERTYGYPVVFRAVTSDDAMTADWARLPYDLMERISNRVVNEVESVNRVVYDITSKPPGTIEWE; translated from the coding sequence ATGCATCAAGAACAGATACTGGTACTTGATTTTGGCGGTCAATATAGTCAGTTAATTGCTCGTCGGGTAAGGGATGCAAAAGTTTATTCAAGCATTTTACCTTATAATGTTGATATTGAGAAAATTAAAGAATTACAGCCAAGTGGAATAATATTTTCAGGAGGGCCTAAAAGTGTAACAGTTGAAAATGCTCCCAAAATTGATCCTGAAATATATGAATTAGGTATACCTATTTTAGGTATATGCTATGGTATGCAGTTAATGGCTTCTATGCTTAGTAATGGCTTGGTAGAAAAAGCTGAATATGGTGAATATGGTAAGGCTAAACTCGATATTCTGGATAATGAGGGTATTTTCGATGAAATTGAGGATAGTCAAGTTTGGATGAGTCATGGAGATCATGTACAGCATGTTCCTGAGGGTTTTACCATTTCTGCTAGAACTGAGAGTACTCCTGTAGCCGCTATGAGTAATCATTATAAGGGCTTTTATGGAGTGCAATTTCATCCTGAAGTAAATCACACTATACAGGGTAATAATATTTTACGTAATTTTCTTTTTAGGGTCTGTCAGGTAAAAGGTCAATGGAATATGGCAGATTTTATAAATGAAGAGATAGAAAATGTTAAAGAACAAGTTGGGTCTGCTAAAGTTATATCTGGTTTATCAGGTGGAGTTGATTCGGCAGTTGCCTCAGCTTTAGTACATAAAGCGATAGGTGATCAGTTAATTTGTATCTTTGTAGATCACGGTTTATTACGTAAAGGAGAAGCAGAAGAAGTAAAACGAACTTTTGCAGATGAATTTAATATACCTCTTGTTTATGTAGATGCTAAAGAAAGATTTTTGAAGAAATTAGATGGAGTTAGAGAACCTGAAGAAAAAAGAAAAATTATAGGTGAAGAGTTTATTAGGGTATTTGAAGAAGAAGCTGCTAAGCTTGGAGATGCTAAATACTTAGTACAGGGTACATTATATTCTGATGTTATTGAAAGTGGAAGTGATACTGCAGCCACAATTAAGAGTCACCATAATGTAGGCGGATTACCAGAAGATATGGATCTTGATTTAGTTGAACCACTACGGGATTTATTTAAAGATGAAGTTAGAAAGATTGGAGAAGTCCTTGGACTTCCTGAAGATATAGTCTGGCGTCAACCTTTCCCAGGACCTGGTCTAGCAATTAGAATTATTGGAACAGTTGACGAGGAAAAGTTAGAAGTTTTAAGAAATGCTGATGCAATCATTCGTGAAGAAATAAAAGAAGCAGGTCTAAATAAGGAAATCTGGCAATCATTTGCTGTCTTACCTGATATCAAAAGTGTTGGAGTAATGGGTGATGAGCGTACCTATGGTTATCCAGTTGTATTTAGGGCAGTGACTAGTGATGATGCTATGACTGCTGATTGGGCTAGATTACCCTATGATTTGATGGAGCGTATTTCAAATAGAGTTGTAAATGAAGTTGAATCTGTCAATCGTGTAGTTTATGATATTACCTCAAAACCTCCCGGAACTATCGAATGGGAGTAA